In the genome of Vicia villosa cultivar HV-30 ecotype Madison, WI linkage group LG7, Vvil1.0, whole genome shotgun sequence, one region contains:
- the LOC131619196 gene encoding uncharacterized protein LOC131619196 has product MANQRDYQPRKQPYQANKNNQGYQHRVNNQGLWQDGRNSNRQNSYNAPPPQEKPSKMEETLTQFMQVSMENQKSNEESIKNFKTQVGQLAKQLAEKQPGASFSGNTLTYPKEHCKEIITRNGRVVENEVGVEIVNEEDVVEKEKEQMKNYEELFENEIVELEKKKMRKKDKVKEAKKKVKSSIPIKIFPYPHAPSKKDDSRLYAWFMDIFKQLQIIIPFSEAIDQILKYAKFMKDILTKKKRYTEEETIMVDARFSAIIQRTLPKKEGDPGRVTLPVMIGDVYVGKGLIDLGSSINLIPLSIVNRLGNFEMRSIRMTLQLADKSTTSPHGVALDLLVKVDKFFFLVDFVVINMEEDVDAPLIICRPFMKTARMMIDVDDGLMKVRVQDE; this is encoded by the coding sequence atggcaAACCAACGAGACTACCAACCGAGGAAACAACCATATCAAGCAAATAAAAACAACCAAGGTTATCAACATAGAGTAAATAACCAAGGTTTGTGGCAAGATGGCAGAAACTCAAATCGGCAAAATTCTTATAATGCGCCTCCTCCTCAAGAAAAACCTTCGAAGATGGAGGAGACTCTAACACAATTCATGCAAGTTTCCATGGAAAATCAAAAGAGTAACGAAGAGTCAATAAAAAACTTTAAGACTCAAGTGGGTCAACTTGCAAAACAATTGGCCGAGAAACAACCAGGAGCATCTTTTTCGGGAAATACTCTTACAtatcctaaggagcattgcaaagaaATCATTACTAGAAATGGTAGAGTGGTTGAGAATGAAGTTGGTGTAGAGATTGTAAATGAGGAGGATGtagtggaaaaagaaaaagaacaaatgaaaaattatgaagaaTTATTTGAAAATGAGATAGTAGAGttagagaagaaaaaaatgaggaaaaaagacaAAGTGAAGGAGGCGAAGAAGAAAGTGAAGAGCTCTATTCCAATTAAAATATTTCCTTATCCTCATGCTCCTTCCAAGAAGGATGATTCTCGACTCTATGCTTGGTTCATGGATATTTTCAAGCAACTACAAATCATCATTCCTTTTTCCGAGGCGATTGACCAAATTCTGAAGTATGCTAAATTCATGAAAGATATCCTCACCAAGAAGAAGAGATATACAGAAGAGGAGACTATTATGGTGGATGCAAGATTTAGTGCAATCATTCAAAGAACTTTACCAAAGAAGGAAGGTGATCCGGGACGGGTGACTTTACCGGTTATGATAGGAGATGTCTATGTTGGTAAAGGGTTGATTGATTTGGGATCAAGCATTAATTTAATTCCCTTATCCATTGTGAACAGATTAGGGAATTTTGAAATGAGATCCATCAGAATGACTTTGCAACTAGCCGACAAGTCTACTACTTCTCCTCATGGAGTAGCGTTAGATTTACTTGTAAAAGTGGATAAATTTTTCTTTCTGGTGGATTTTGTTGTCATTAACATGGAAGAAGATGTAGATGCACCGTTGATAATTTGCCGGCCTTTCATGAAGACGGCAAGAATGATGATCGATGTAGATGATGGTCTTATGAAAGTGAGAGTTCAAGATGAATAG